In Juglans microcarpa x Juglans regia isolate MS1-56 chromosome 4S, Jm3101_v1.0, whole genome shotgun sequence, a single window of DNA contains:
- the LOC121263868 gene encoding phosphoenolpyruvate carboxylase kinase 1-like: MCEALKKNYQLCEEIGRGKFGTISRCFHSISGDFFACKIIDKRSLADATDRECLENEPKIMTLLTPHPNIVKLFDIFENDDFLCMVMELCEPFTLYDMIIQRTLSEHQAALLMKQLLEALSHCHKLGIVHRDIKPENLLFDGRNNLKMADFGSAVWLPEGRSVRGVVGTPYYVAPEVLMGREYNEKVDVWSAGVILYIMLAGVPPFHGESAGEIFEAVLRGNLRFPTRIFRTVSPAAKDLVRKMVCRDLSRRLSAEQALRHPWILNEGTAMQ, encoded by the exons ATGTGTGAGGCATTGAAGAAAAACTACCAGCTGTGTGAGGAAATTGGCCGTGGCAAATTCGGCACAATATCGCGATGCTTTCACTCGATCTCCGGTGACTTCTTTGCCTGCAAAATCATTGACAAAAGATCTCTCGCCGATGCCACCGACCGTGAATGCCTCGAGAACGAGCCCAAGATCATGACCCTTCTCACTCCCCACCCCAACATTGTCAAACTCTTCGACATCTTCGAGAACGACGACTTTCTCTGCATGGTAATGGAGCTCTGCGAACCCTTTACTCTGTACGACATGATAATCCAAAGAACTCTTTCTGAGCACCAAGCTGCTTTGCTTATGAAGCAACTTCTCGAGGCTTTATCTCATTGTCACAAACTAGGGATTGTGCATAGAGATATCAAGCCGGAGAACTTATTGTTCGATGGAAGGAACAATCTGAAAATGGCGGATTTTGGGTCGGCTGTGTGGTTACCTGAGGGGAGGAGCGTGAGAGGGGTCGTGGGAACGCCGTATTATGTGGCGCCGGAGGTGTTGATGGGGCGGGAGTACAATGAGAAGGTCGATGTGTGGAGTGCTGGGGTCATTTTGTACATAATGTTGGCGGGGGTTCCGCCGTTTCACGGCGAGTCGGCGGGGGAGATTTTTGAGGCGGTATTAAGGGGGAACTTGAGGTTTCCGACGAGGATCTTCCGGACGGTGTCGCCGGCGGCAAAGGACTTGGTGAGGAAGATGGTTTGTAGGGATCTGTCAAGAAGGTTATCTGCAGAGCAAGCCTTGA GGCACCCATGGATCCTAAACGAAGGAACAGCTATGCAGTAG